The DNA segment AAAAAGTGTGCCGCAACTTTCACGATTTCGGCGGTACCCAAAAACTGGGCAATACCGTCCATCCCAAACCGCCGGCGCACGCCGATTGGAAATGCCCTTGCTGCGGCATTTCCGCCGCTTAAACGCACGTTTGCGCCGCTGTTAAGCCTCAATTTATCGGCGAGGCTTCTTGAGGCTGCGGCTGCCGGTGCTTGGCGGCCTGTAGTCTGAGTTTACTGCTTGATGCCGGTGGAAACGAAGGTTCCCAACACGTTGTCGCTGCAGGTCGCGGTGATCTGGTTGCCGTCGCTGCTGACAGTGCCGCTGCAATTGCCCTGCGAGGTCCAGCCGTTTTGATATTGGGCGAAATAGTTGTAGCTGATGTTCTGGGCGACGACTGTCCCGCTGCCCTTGGACTCGTAGCCTATGCCTTGCGGCAGCATGCCCCAACTGCTGAATTGAAAACCGGTATTTTGCTGGACGATGCGCGAGCCGTTGGTCGGTGCGGCGGGGTTGTACCAAGTGCCGCTGATATCGATGACCGGCACCGGCGGGGCGACTTGGGGTTTGCCGCTGGGGGGCGGGGATGGATTGGCGGCCGGCTCCGGCGCGACTGCGGTTACCGGCGGCGGAGAGACTTGCGGTTTGGGGAAAATTTTATCCCAATTGCTGATCGCCGCGACCGCGACCGAGCCGATCACGGTGATTACGGTAGCAATGATGGTGGCGTTAGGGCCGGATTCCGCCATGATTTTCTCCTGCTGGCTGTTTTCGGCGGATTATAGCGCGGCCGGCGAATTCGCTGCAGGGCCTTAGCTGCGGAACGAAGCGTAGCGCGTCGATCGTGTAATCCGGTGCATGTTGTGATTGAAATGCCTTGGTTTATGGGGTCGCTACCGCGCAGTCAAATTTCACGCCGGTTTGCGGACCGGCATTTAAAAAGCAGCCGTCGCGAATCCGCGCGACGTGTAAACCTTCGCCAACCAACTGGACTGCTTGCTGGCCCGGTCTGCCGGCGAGGATTAAGCCGCCCGGTTTCGGTGTTGGCTATGCCGACGCTGGAGCGGCACTGTTTTTATAGCGTTTGATTTCGGTTGCAACCAGGAGGTGGAGATGAAAAAAATCAGTATTCTGTACCCTAACCAGGCGGGTGCCCGCTTCGATTTTGCTTATTACCTGGATTCCCACATGCCGCTGTCGATAGCACGCCTCAGCGCGCACCCAGGGTATCGCGGGGTGTCGGTCGAGCGGGGGCTTAGCGGCGCGGTGCCGGGTAGCGAGCCGGCTTACGTCGCGATGTGTAATTTTCTGTTCGAATCGGTGGACGATTTTTTGGCGGCGTTTATGCCGCATGCCGCCGAGCTACAGGGCGATATGCCGAATTACACCGATATTGAACCGGTGATTCAGCTCAACGACGTGTTGATTTCGGCGTAGTACAGTTAGCCGCTATTGTAGTGAGAGCGGGCGGCTAGAAAGGCTCCAACAACACCGGCGCTTTGCCGAACTCGATCTTGTATTCGCCGTTTGGCACGTACCAGCCGGCGCCTTGAGAGCCTTCAGCCCAGGCCACGCGCTTGCCTTCCGAGGCCCATTTCTCGAGTTTCTCACCGCTTTTGGTCAGGTAGTTGGATGCGTAGCAAACGGTATTCAGCCAGGGATCGATGATCAACCAGGACTGGGCCACTTTAAGTTTGGTGAAATCGGCCATCGACGCATAGTCTTGCGCCGAATCGGGGATCGCTTCCTGGGACACCAGGCAAAAAGCGTGGTCGCCTTTGTCGTAAACGATGCCGATATAGAGTAAGTCGCGCTTGATATTGTAGATTTTCTTCGCGTAATACGCGCTCATGGCTGCCATTTCGCCGCAGTTGCCTGATCGGTCGGCAATGGTCATCTTGACCAATTTCTCGGCCAAGTCCAAGTGAGACGTGGTGTCTTTGAGTCTGTGTTTGCCAGACTCGCGCGCTTGCTGATATCGGGTCGTGCCTTTAGTACTCATATTCTTCAGAACGGCATGCCCGCTAAGGTCCACGTCGTAAAGCTTGTTACTGGACTTATGGCCTTTTTTAAAGAAATCTCTGACTAGAACTTTGATCTTCTCGCCTTCTTCCACCAGCATGGTCGCACCCTCCAAAATCTGATTCGCTACGTTTGTCAGACGCCCCGCTTGCCGCCGCAGCTTGCGGACCAACGGCTTGGCCTTACCCGGCATTAGGGGTTTCGACGGCGTATGCTTAGTATAACCGGATACCTTACGGCGGATAAGGATGACTGGCGTCGAACGGTAAACGGCGTATAAGCCGGCTTCCGGCGCGGCCGGTCAAAGGCGGTCTATGATTTCGATACAACGCTGGAACGCACTCCGGATGATGAAGAAGGTCATCGCCAACGGGAACGATAGATAATGTTCCGGCAGCGCCAGACACACCAGTACCAATGCGGCAATCAAACCCGGCGTGACGCGGGACAGGTAGGTCTCGAAGTAGCGGAAGGTTTCCTGGGACTCCCAATCGAAGCGCGGGCTGCGGTTGATAAACCCGAACAGCATCAAGGCGGCGAGCAGTGCGAAATAGACCGGAAACACGCTGAATTGCGGCGAACCTTCGCTGAACAGCGGTTTCCAGTAGCCGTACCAAGCCCATAGGCTGGCGCAGGCAAAACCGTCTTGCCAGACCGCACTGCTGAGGCGTTTAAAGCCGCCCGCCAGCAAGAATATCGCCGCGATGGCGGCTGCGGACATCCAAACGGCTTCCAGATTCAGCAAGGGCAAAACCGGGTTATGGGTTTCGATCAGGGTGGTCAGGATCAGGCTGCAGGCTATGAATACAGGCATCGGCGTCATTCGGTATCAAAGGATGACACAGTCTGCCCTAAAATCGCGCTTAACCCAAGCTGCGAGATGCGGCATACCGGCGCGGCCGGTATGCCGTTGCGGATTAACTCAAGCGAACCGCTTCGCTCAGGCCCACATCGGGATGTTGTTGCCGCCGCCGGCATTGCTGTCGGCCAGGCGTTCGGAGTAGGCGTCGCCTTGACGGAATACCAATTCGTCGACCGCGCCCAGCAGATGGAAAATAAAGCCGAATGCGCCCAGATTCAGCGAATGGCCGGATTCGTGTTCGATGTGCCAATCGCCGGAATTCATGTCGACGAAGGCGAAATTACCCATATTGAAGGCGGTATCCCAGACGTTGAGATTGCTGATCAGGCCGCCCTTGACAAAAATCGTGCCGGTCGGCCAATCCACGCGCAGACCTTGCAGTTTCAGGTACTGCACTTGAAAGCCGGTGACGGCGGCCAGCAACAGGCTGAACAACAGAAACAGCAAGCCCAGCAGCACGATGGGCCAACTCATCGGCAGACACCAGTTAGACCAGCCGATCAAGGCCTGGTAAACCTCGAACTGCGAAATCCATTTGACGATGGCCAACAGGTTCAAGCCGAAAAAGCCGATCGCCACGCCCTGCGCCAAGCCGGCATTGCCGGTCTGGCTGAGCAGTTCGAATATCAACAAGCCGTTTAACGAGGCATTGCTACCCACCAACATACCGCGGATGAATTCGGAAAATCCGGTCGCGGCGGAGACGGTGGTAGCCGCCAGGATGTAAAACACCAGCATCGCACCGGCATAAACGCCAAAGGTGATGCCCATACTCTTTGCCAGAAAAAATATCAAAGCAAACAGGCCGACAGCGGTCAGACCGCCGAGAATGACTAGCCAAGTTTTAATGACCATAGCGACTCCCCCTCAATCAAGATTTAGTTTTCATCGATCGGGCGCTTAGCGTTAGCTTCACCGAATCGAAGTGTCCACGCCGGTTTCGGCCGTGTCGACGTCCGGACCCCGGCGCGCTTGTCTGGCGGCTGATGCGAGCCGCAAACCCTCATTACTCCTATGCGTATGTTTATGCAAAATTTTTTCGTTTTTGCATCCCCAGCGTAGCCATCACGCCGGACAGGAACAGCCAGATACCTGCTGGCAATGGCACTGCGGTAACCGTAAAACTATCGACCGAGAACCGGATTTGGTCGTCGGCGAAATTGGGCCGATTGGGGACGTTAAAGTCCAGCCAGCGCCAGTCGGGGCCGTTGATGGCCGCCAGCGGGATCGAGGACCAGTCGGACAAATCCGGCGGCAGCGTATCGTTCCAGAGTTGACCGGTCGCATTCTCTTGGAGCAAGCCGAATTGCATTGCCGGATTGGCAAGTCCGTTCCAATCGGTATTGGAAATACTGGCGCCGCCGACGATCAAACCGTCCGCTGGCAAAGTGGCGGAACCGTTTTGCTGGTCGTTCTGTACCCACAAATTGACCGGCGCTGCCAACGATGCAGTGAAACCGTTGCCGAAACGGTGGGAAAACGCGCTGACGACGCCAGTGTCGACATCGTAGGTAAAACTGCCGGACATCGCGCTGCCGATGGCAACGCCGTTACCGACCAGCAAACTACCGATATCGGTGACGGTGCCGGTGTAATCGACCCGAATCGACTGCGCCTGACCGGACAGCGGCAACAATAAACCGCTGCTTGCAATCAAAATATGGATTAAAGTAAATTTCATGATAACTCCTGTGGAAAATCGGTTTTCCCAAGTCGGCTCGGAGTCTGCAGCGCCGGATGGATCTGGCGGCGTTCCGGGTTCCGAATCGGCTTGAAGGGTAGAAGTAATGTATCGGGCCAGGTCTGGCCCGGCTGTGAGCATTTCCACTGGGCCAAGGTGAATTTGTCCGCACCCGGCGCCGACATTCCGGAAAATGTCGGCCGGTTGAGCCGGAGCGGACCGGCGATAACCACAAGGCATAATGACGATGACGATGGAAAGAGGCGATAAGCTCGGGTTGGCGCTGTTACCGCTACTGGCGCTTGCCGCCTGCACGCCGGGCGCTCCGCCGCTGGATGCCGCGGCCGCATTGCCGAACGGCCCGCGGACGCCGATTTTCGTCACCGCCGCCCGCCAGAAAGTCGAGGTAAAACAGGCGTTGGCGGCAGCCGGCTTTCGTCTTGTCGACGAGTTGGCGGACGACGCCTTGTTGCTGCGGGCAACGATCGGTATCGACCAGGGCGAGCAAGCCTGCGGGACGATGAACAATGTTCGGCTGCAACTGCGGCGTCAGGGCGACAATGTCGCGGAAGTCGTCGGCAAGGGGTGGACCGGGAGCTGTCAGCCGAATGTACTCGAGGAACTTAGCCGCAAGTTATGGCGGCACCTTTTCGCTCAAACGCCACAATAGGAACCGGACCGATGACATCACCAATTTGCCCACCCCTGCGTTCTATCGCCGCCGCCTGCGGTATGGCCCTGTCGGGCTGCGCTTACATTAGCGACGGGACCAAGCTGGGGCCGATTTCGCCGTCGGCCAACACGATGAAACCGATGGTGGAGCACACCGTCGGCGACTTCGCGTTTACCTTGGAAGGCGGCAAAATGGTCACGTCCAATCTGGCCGGTAGCTTGATCAACCAGAACGTGATGGATGCCTGGCAAGATAAAGGCTACATCCGCGATCACGAAGCGGTGGAACCCGGCGAGTTTACCGGTAAAGCCGATTACCAATTGACCTTGAGCGGCAGCCAGTACGGCGATTCCAGTATCGGCATGCAGATTTTGAGCGGGCTGACGCTGACCTTGATCCCGTACACCGTGACCCAGAGTTACGACATCCAATACACCTTGGCCGACGTCAAGACCGGCAAAAAGTACAGCGGCAGTATCGAAGAATCCAATAAAGGCTACGTCGAACTGTTTATGCTGTTTGCGTTGCCGTTTTCCAAGCAGAACCAGGACGCCATGTTTGGCCGAATCGGCGACCATCTTTACGATCAGCTCTACCGCCAAGGCGCATTCCAGGCGCCGTCTGCCGCTCAATAAGCCGGGTTGCCGCCGGCTGTGCGATCCATTGACGGGCTGACAGCAGGCCCACGGTCGAGCCGGCGAGGGAAAATTTGCTGCTGTGTGCTGGCTGTTTTGCCGGTTTGCGCTTGACGAATCGCCGGCCAGCCGGGAACTCGGTCGGTGCCGGCGCGGGCTATCCGGGAGGGACGATTGGCCGGACTACAACTCGATACGTTCCGGCGCGACTCTGAGAATTTCGTCGATGGTGGTGATACCGGCCGCGACTTTTTCGGCGCCGCTAAGCCGCAGCGGCCGCATGCCTTCCTTGATCGCCTGTTTTTGCAGCAGGGCGGTGTCGCAGCCTTCCACGATCAGCTTTTCCAGTGCCGGGCTGTTCTCGAAAATTTCGTAAATGCCGACCCGGCCGGCGAAACCGGTATTGCGGCATTCCTTACAACCGACGGCCTTGAACAACTGCTTGGGCGGCGCCACCTTGAACGGCGCCACCAGCCCCCGCCACAGGTTTTCGTCGGTGGGTACCGCAGTTTTGCAGTGCTTGCACAGCACCCGGATCAGACGCTGGGCCATGATGCCGAGCACGGTCTGTTGGATCAGGTAACCCGGCACGCCGATATCCAGCAGACGGGTCACTGCGGCCGGCGCGTTGTTGGTGTGTAGTGTCGAGATTACCAAGTGGCCGGTCAGCGAGGCCTGGACCGCCATTTCCGCGGTTTCCAGATCGCGAATCTCGCCGACCATGATGATGTCCGGATCTTGCCGCAGCAAGGTGCGGATGCCGCTGGCGAAATCCAGCCCGATATTGGCCTGGACCTGCATCTGATTGAAGGCCGGCTCGATTTGCTCGATCGGGTCTTCCACCGTGCATAAATTGATTTCCGGCGTCGCCAGCCGCTTCAGGGTTGAATACAGCGTCGTGGTCTTGCCGGAGCCGGTCGGGCCGGTGACCAGAATGATGCCGTGGGTATGGCCGACCAGGCGGTTCCACAGCGTAAGTTCCTGCTTGCTGAAGCCGAGTTGTACGTAATCGCGCAGTAACACTTCCGGGTCGAAAATCCGCATTACCAGCTTCTCGCCGAACGCGGTCGGCATGGTCGACAGCCGCAGTTCGATTTCCTTGCCGTTGCTGTTCTGGGTTTTGATCCGGCCATCCTGCGGCAGCCGCTTTTCGGCGATGTTCATCCGTCCCAGAATTTTCAGTCGACTCAAAACCGCGTTCATGATCGGCATCGGAAATTGGTAGACGTTATGCAGGATACCGTCGATCCGAAACCGGACATTGCCCTGCAGGCGGCGCGGTTCCATGTGGATGTCGCTGGCGCGCTGGTCGAAAGCGTATTGCAGCAGCCAGTTCACCAGATTGACCACATGCTGGTTGTTGGCGTCCAGATCCGCGACTTTGCTCAGTTCGACCAATTGCTCGAAATTCTGGCCCTCCGCGGTGCGGCCGTCGTTGTGGCTTTGCGCGCCTTTCAGCGATTTGGAAAAGTTATAGAACTCGTCCAGGTAGCGCTTGATTTCGTCCGGGTTGGCGAATACGCAACGAATCTTGCCGTGGTGCATTTTCGCCAGATCGGTTTGCCAGGCGCGGATGAACGGTTCGGCGGTGGCGACCACGATTTCGTCGTCGTTGATTTTGATCGGCAGAATGTTGTAATTGCCGGCGTAGGCCTTGCTGAACAGGGCTGTCACGGTCGGCACATCGATTTTCAACGGATCGAAATAGTAGTAGGGCAGGGCCAGCTTCTTCGCCAGCCACTGGGTCAGATCCTCCTGCGACAGCGCCTTGCCCAGCTGGGTTTGGTCGGACAGCTCGCATTCTGACAAAACCTTGAGCGGATGCTTGTTTAGATTGATCTTGGCTGCCGCATATTGCCGGCATTTTTCCAAATCCTGCGCCGACAGAATCCGGTCCTCTTGCAGCCAGCGGATGACCTGTTGAATCTCCAGTTTTCGGTCTTCGGTTTTGCTTTCTTCCCGCATGTGTTTGGTTTGCTGTGAATTCGGGAAGTTAGTCTAGCTAATTATTGGCCGGACGGTGTGGCCTAGCTTTGGCTTGAACCGTATTGTCGAGGTAACTGCGGCTTGACGTAGCG comes from the Methylomonas sp. EFPC3 genome and includes:
- a CDS encoding EthD family reductase, with the protein product MKKISILYPNQAGARFDFAYYLDSHMPLSIARLSAHPGYRGVSVERGLSGAVPGSEPAYVAMCNFLFESVDDFLAAFMPHAAELQGDMPNYTDIEPVIQLNDVLISA
- a CDS encoding GspE/PulE family protein yields the protein MREESKTEDRKLEIQQVIRWLQEDRILSAQDLEKCRQYAAAKINLNKHPLKVLSECELSDQTQLGKALSQEDLTQWLAKKLALPYYYFDPLKIDVPTVTALFSKAYAGNYNILPIKINDDEIVVATAEPFIRAWQTDLAKMHHGKIRCVFANPDEIKRYLDEFYNFSKSLKGAQSHNDGRTAEGQNFEQLVELSKVADLDANNQHVVNLVNWLLQYAFDQRASDIHMEPRRLQGNVRFRIDGILHNVYQFPMPIMNAVLSRLKILGRMNIAEKRLPQDGRIKTQNSNGKEIELRLSTMPTAFGEKLVMRIFDPEVLLRDYVQLGFSKQELTLWNRLVGHTHGIILVTGPTGSGKTTTLYSTLKRLATPEINLCTVEDPIEQIEPAFNQMQVQANIGLDFASGIRTLLRQDPDIIMVGEIRDLETAEMAVQASLTGHLVISTLHTNNAPAAVTRLLDIGVPGYLIQQTVLGIMAQRLIRVLCKHCKTAVPTDENLWRGLVAPFKVAPPKQLFKAVGCKECRNTGFAGRVGIYEIFENSPALEKLIVEGCDTALLQKQAIKEGMRPLRLSGAEKVAAGITTIDEILRVAPERIEL